Genomic segment of Chitinispirillales bacterium:
CCCGATAAAATTTCACCGAATTTTTCCAAAGAATTATCATGAAGGTAAGTTTTTCCGTCTTTACAATGAATTTCTCGATAGTCGCCGGCTCCGGAAATATATAATATCTGCTCAATTGGAACGATAATTCGCGACGACCCGTCTTTAATCAGAATTTCTTTCTTGCCTTTACGGCGTATATGTCTTCCGATAAATTTCTGCAACGCTTTTTGCAAGCGTTCTTTGTCATAAGGTTTTAAAACAAAATCGACAATGTCCAAGTCAAAACCTTCAAGAGCGCGCTCTCCGGTTGCCGAAACCACGATAGTTTCAAATTTTTTTTCTTCTATACTTTTAAGAATGTTGAATCCGTCATCGCCGTTAAGGTTTAAATCTAAAATAAGTAAATCGGGCGGCTGAATTTTTATTGCCGTAATAATTTCTTGAAATTCATAAAAAAGTGAAAGTTCGTTATCAGGAAGAATTTCTTCAACCTGTCTTACCAATCGTCTCGCTGCGACTTTCTCGTCTTCAACAATAAAAATTTTCATTTTTACACTCTTTCCGCCGGCAATTCAAAAATAACCCGCCAACCGTTATTTTTTGCTTCCGAAACAAATTTAAAATTATTCCCGTAAATTTCTTCCAAACGTTGTACAATATATTTATTTCCGGTTCCCGTCGCCACCCGATTTTGCGAATGGTTATTTTCGCCGTTGTTCTCCAAATTAATGATAATCTTTTGCGCTTGCCTTGTGACGCTCAAATCAAAAGTTCCCGTATCTTTCTTCACAAACCCGTGTGTAAGCCCATTCTCCAAAGCCGTATGCACAATCAGCGGCGGAATCGTTATTCCTTCTATATCGCCTGAGATTTTAAGTTTAATATTCTTTTCGCGCCGTAAATTCATAACTTTTAGATGGGCTCTGCAAAGCGAAACCTCTTCGGAAAGTGAAATAATTTTTTTTT
This window contains:
- a CDS encoding LytTR family DNA-binding domain-containing protein; the encoded protein is MKIFIVEDEKVAARRLVRQVEEILPDNELSLFYEFQEIITAIKIQPPDLLILDLNLNGDDGFNILKSIEEKKFETIVVSATGERALEGFDLDIVDFVLKPYDKERLQKALQKFIGRHIRRKGKKEILIKDGSSRIIVPIEQILYISGAGDYREIHCKDGKTYLHDNSLEKFGEILSGNFIRIHNSYLVDENSIAHTIVLGGGKYEAVLRNGEKLPVSRSRYKGLFGVNEQ